The Dehalobacter sp. DCM sequence CGGCATGAGTATAACCCTGAAAATGCGACACAATTGGGTTCAACAAAAATTGTTGGGCCCATCGAAAGAATCAGTGAAACGGAAACAGGGTTTGCCAAAGCTGCTCGTGGTATTTATGGTGAACAGGTTTTAAAGTCATTAATTAAACTTGGCGGCAAGCACCCGTTAATGAGTGCGCTATTCACCATGTCTCATTCCATCGGTACGCCCGAATTTGTGGACGGGCCGGTAAGAGAGGATAAACTTCCTTTGCCGCCGCAGGATTTGCTGGCGAGCCATATTAAAGATCTCGGGATGTTTCTTGGCGCGTCAGAAGTTGGTGTTGGGCTCATGCCGCCTCACGCTTTCTATTCTGAGAAAGGTCCTGCGGTAGGCCACGGGCCCTACAATGCTTTGAATGTGACCCCGATAACCACAACGCATAAATACGCCATAGGCATCATCGTAGACCAGAGCTTGCCTACCGTATTGAGTTCAACGGGCTTTGACGGCATTAGTGCATCCCAAAGCTATATGGCTTATATGAACTCGGGTGTTATTGCTTGTTCTATTGCAGCTTATATTCGTAATCTTGGCTATTCAGCAAGAGCGCATCATTGTGGAAATTATCAGGTGGTGGTACCGCCGGTATTGGTAGCGTGCGGTCTTGGCGAAATGACGCGTACCGGTGAATGTGTTGCTCATCCCCGCCTGGGTTACCGTTTCAAGGCAGCCGTTGTTACGACGGACATGCCTATGGAACCCGATAAACCCATATCCTTTGGTGCCCGGGAATTCTGTGCCACGTGTAAAAAATGTGCGGATGAATGCCCTTCGGGAGCTATCAGTCATGATGATAATCCTATCATTCATAATGGCTATGAAAAATGGAATACCAATGTCCAAAAATGCACGACATTCCGGATTAGTAATAAGAATGGGG is a genomic window containing:
- a CDS encoding reductive dehalogenase, giving the protein MGSTKIVGPIERISETETGFAKAARGIYGEQVLKSLIKLGGKHPLMSALFTMSHSIGTPEFVDGPVREDKLPLPPQDLLASHIKDLGMFLGASEVGVGLMPPHAFYSEKGPAVGHGPYNALNVTPITTTHKYAIGIIVDQSLPTVLSSTGFDGISASQSYMAYMNSGVIACSIAAYIRNLGYSARAHHCGNYQVVVPPVLVACGLGEMTRTGECVAHPRLGYRFKAAVVTTDMPMEPDKPISFGAREFCATCKKCADECPSGAISHDDNPIIHNGYEKWNTNVQKCTTFRISNKNGAMCGRCMKVCPWNNKEESWFHSMGVAAASKSQLASRLLKNIDDFFGYGTEVLEENKWWLEWPELF